In Calothrix sp. PCC 7507, one DNA window encodes the following:
- a CDS encoding CHAT domain-containing protein, whose protein sequence is MLRRLFRWLKKWLQRFFGSQQAYALYAARRGKVVDSLPELSNADLELLFNELLEGVHQARGKQWALRYLQRMENRITEKRWIDWLRIFGEKLLTSPAPNHLLATRMVQLGELGVGRVGELSYDIGIRLLTRNLATQYQENEPEQIEVEITASDESLHNTPGQELIRNLGERLWDYEEQDAEIIPSVPKLAAVEETWTGNLGTLSDYEEEPAEVNTTPEAHLIPSEEDAIANLFDLFREPEAESADYYAIPPAPEEELETAALTDSHTLPAEEDDDAIAHLFDLLREPDAADDYTIPAAPEEELETTTLANSHTPPVEEENDDAIAHLFDLLREPDDSYTIPPENSLTPPVAATWDASLEQLEPKVAGTLDELLVRLDQSTNLVQELATELAVHRSSPTVIVQHQTDRAQSLFYQGLQQARSGDLLGAIAFYDQAIELKPHSDEYWFNRGLTLFHLEQFTEAIASYDQAVALKPDFYKAWYNRGGILGELGQFEAAIASFEQAIIIKPDSSESWASKGLALLKLGQLWEAIAAYDQALVLQPEDQENWYYRGIALAVSEQHEEAIASYDKALEIQPDYHEVWIDRGVVLFNLKRWSEAIASWDHALSIQADFYLAWYNRGIALDNLGQREEAIDSYRKAIAIKPDFHLAWYNQAVALFYLGRFAEAIASYDRALQIKLDYWEAWIGRGTAAGNLVHTDDLSSLLTTVTATNPALKLSGYAGKIASYEEGLKHVRPDTHPEGWGRLHLAIANTYCDRGRKYPTSRNDWQKALAEYNQALLTITREDFPLLHLEVLQSLIKVHLGLGQTPQAQELQQYGIELLQQLLGEPTRTDDSKKQLALKCAGFGQLAVDLAVDYGDLVEAWEIAEQGKNACITWLLFGWHEEIYSPNFESVQELLNPTTAIIYWHISPTALHTFILKDGTPSPILLFTPIQDVGAIHLGKAPMRPQELPLPEAVRRLIAFEDWLEDWHQQYQEYGNQSQDKQNNIHHSWRVDMEQKLLQLKDILNIATIEQELEGITQLVLIPHRELHRVPLHTLFQLSSYSSYGELPYESNFTFTYLPSVQVALTLKTEPEWHKQQQLLLNIEYPHSANYPPLKFAKLQSEIVSQMFTNSQSILGSQANKNIVENALFDNYHILHFMGHVINNYSEPKKSQLLLADEDKLSLEEICQQTLVSYHLATLPACEITSNSNHNVNSEYVSIVTGLLTRGVSHVVSTLWTVESFANALVMIEFYRRLQPDKSAATALAEATTWLKELTAVELTKWYEDLLNHLDADELRIRAYVATQLYRSSKMPPNQKLYSHPYYWAAFIIAGK, encoded by the coding sequence ATGCTCAGGCGCCTATTTCGGTGGCTTAAAAAATGGTTACAGCGATTCTTTGGTAGTCAGCAGGCCTATGCTCTCTATGCTGCAAGGAGAGGTAAGGTGGTAGATTCGCTACCTGAACTCAGCAATGCAGATCTAGAGCTTTTGTTTAATGAGCTGCTAGAAGGTGTGCATCAAGCGCGAGGTAAACAGTGGGCGTTGAGGTATCTGCAACGGATGGAAAATCGCATCACTGAAAAGCGCTGGATCGATTGGTTGCGGATATTTGGCGAAAAATTGTTAACTTCACCTGCGCCAAATCATTTGTTAGCCACGCGGATGGTACAACTAGGTGAACTGGGTGTCGGTAGAGTCGGAGAACTTTCTTATGATATTGGCATCAGGTTGTTAACGCGGAACCTCGCAACACAATATCAAGAAAATGAGCCGGAGCAGATTGAAGTGGAAATTACAGCTTCAGACGAAAGCCTGCATAACACTCCCGGACAAGAATTAATTCGTAATTTGGGTGAACGGTTATGGGATTATGAGGAGCAAGATGCTGAAATTATCCCATCAGTGCCCAAACTCGCTGCTGTTGAGGAGACATGGACGGGTAATCTAGGCACGTTGTCGGATTATGAAGAGGAACCTGCTGAGGTGAATACAACGCCAGAGGCTCACCTCATCCCCTCTGAAGAAGATGCGATCGCTAATTTATTCGATCTATTCAGGGAACCGGAAGCAGAATCAGCTGACTACTATGCCATACCACCTGCACCGGAGGAAGAGTTAGAAACTGCAGCGCTGACAGATTCACATACTCTCCCCGCAGAAGAAGATGATGATGCGATCGCTCATTTATTCGATTTATTAAGGGAACCTGACGCGGCTGACGACTACACCATACCCGCAGCACCAGAGGAAGAGTTAGAAACCACAACACTGGCAAATTCACATACTCCCCCCGTAGAGGAAGAAAATGATGATGCGATCGCCCATTTATTCGACCTATTAAGGGAACCTGACGACTCTTACACCATCCCCCCCGAAAATTCCCTCACACCCCCCGTAGCCGCGACATGGGACGCATCTTTGGAGCAATTGGAGCCAAAGGTAGCGGGGACTTTGGATGAGTTGTTGGTGAGATTAGATCAAAGTACTAATTTAGTCCAAGAACTGGCAACGGAATTAGCAGTTCATCGCAGTAGCCCGACAGTCATTGTTCAACATCAGACTGATCGGGCGCAATCATTATTTTATCAAGGACTCCAGCAAGCCAGAAGTGGAGATTTATTAGGGGCGATCGCCTTTTACGATCAAGCCATCGAACTTAAACCGCACTCTGATGAATACTGGTTTAACCGAGGCTTGACACTATTCCATTTAGAACAATTTACCGAAGCGATCGCCTCTTATGACCAAGCCGTGGCACTGAAACCAGATTTCTACAAAGCTTGGTATAACCGGGGTGGTATCCTCGGTGAATTAGGGCAATTTGAGGCAGCGATCGCCTCCTTTGAACAAGCCATTATCATCAAGCCTGACTCCTCAGAATCTTGGGCTAGCAAGGGTTTAGCGCTCCTAAAATTAGGGCAATTATGGGAAGCAATTGCTGCTTATGACCAAGCCTTAGTCTTGCAACCAGAAGACCAAGAAAATTGGTATTACCGGGGTATAGCACTAGCTGTCAGTGAGCAACACGAAGAGGCGATCGCTTCTTATGACAAAGCCTTAGAAATCCAACCCGATTACCACGAAGTTTGGATTGATCGAGGCGTAGTACTATTTAATTTAAAACGTTGGTCAGAAGCGATCGCATCCTGGGATCATGCACTCTCCATTCAAGCCGATTTCTATTTAGCTTGGTACAACCGGGGTATAGCCTTAGATAACTTAGGACAGCGGGAAGAAGCGATTGATTCCTACCGTAAAGCGATCGCCATCAAACCTGACTTTCACTTGGCATGGTATAACCAAGCAGTAGCGTTATTTTATTTAGGCAGATTTGCCGAAGCGATCGCCTCCTACGACAGGGCGTTGCAAATCAAACTGGACTATTGGGAAGCCTGGATCGGTCGGGGGACCGCCGCCGGTAATTTAGTGCATACAGATGACCTCTCTAGTTTATTAACCACCGTCACCGCCACAAATCCCGCCTTAAAACTGAGTGGCTATGCAGGCAAAATCGCTAGCTATGAAGAAGGTTTAAAACATGTCCGCCCAGATACCCACCCTGAAGGTTGGGGTAGATTACATTTAGCGATCGCCAATACTTACTGCGATCGGGGTAGAAAATATCCCACATCCCGCAACGACTGGCAAAAAGCTTTAGCCGAATACAATCAAGCACTATTAACCATCACTAGAGAAGACTTTCCCCTGTTGCATCTGGAAGTCTTGCAATCTCTGATTAAAGTGCATCTAGGTTTGGGACAAACCCCACAAGCACAAGAACTACAGCAATATGGCATCGAATTATTACAACAATTGCTGGGTGAACCAACTCGCACAGACGACAGTAAAAAACAACTGGCTCTCAAATGTGCCGGTTTTGGGCAATTGGCAGTTGATTTAGCCGTAGACTACGGTGACTTAGTAGAAGCTTGGGAAATTGCCGAACAAGGCAAAAATGCTTGTATAACCTGGCTACTTTTTGGTTGGCATGAAGAAATCTACTCACCCAACTTTGAATCAGTGCAAGAGCTACTCAATCCCACAACAGCAATTATTTATTGGCATATTAGCCCAACTGCTCTACACACATTCATTCTTAAAGATGGCACTCCTTCACCCATTCTGTTATTTACACCCATCCAAGATGTCGGCGCTATACACTTAGGAAAAGCCCCCATGCGTCCCCAAGAATTGCCTCTACCCGAAGCAGTGAGACGCTTAATTGCATTTGAAGATTGGTTAGAAGATTGGCATCAACAATATCAAGAATATGGCAACCAATCCCAAGACAAACAAAACAACATTCACCACTCCTGGCGAGTGGATATGGAACAAAAACTATTACAGCTAAAAGATATTCTCAACATTGCCACAATTGAACAAGAACTAGAAGGTATTACCCAACTGGTGTTAATTCCCCACCGCGAGTTACACAGAGTACCTCTGCATACGCTGTTTCAACTCTCTTCTTACTCTTCTTATGGAGAGTTACCATACGAGTCAAATTTCACTTTTACCTATTTGCCAAGTGTCCAAGTCGCACTCACGCTCAAAACCGAGCCAGAATGGCATAAACAGCAGCAATTATTGCTCAATATTGAATATCCTCACAGCGCCAACTATCCTCCACTGAAATTTGCTAAACTTCAATCTGAAATTGTGAGCCAAATGTTTACTAATTCTCAGAGTATCTTAGGTTCACAGGCTAACAAAAATATTGTAGAAAATGCCTTGTTTGATAATTATCATATTTTACATTTCATGGGTCATGTAATTAACAATTATAGTGAACCAAAAAAATCACAATTATTATTAGCAGATGAAGATAAACTCAGCCTCGAAGAAATCTGCCAACAAACTTTAGTCAGTTATCACCTAGCTACCCTTCCGGCTTGTGAAATTACCAGCAATAGCAACCACAATGTCAACAGCGAATATGTAAGTATAGTCACTGGCTTGTTGACTAGGGGAGTCTCCCACGTAGTGAGTACTCTTTGGACTGTAGAATCATTTGCTAATGCCTTGGTAATGATCGAATTTTATCGCCGACTGCAGCCCGATAAATCAGCAGCGACAGCACTAGCTGAAGCCACCACATGGCTGAAGGAACTCACTGCTGTAGAACTCACAAAATGGTATGAAGATTTACTAAATCATCTTGATGCAGATGAGTTAAGAATTAGAGCTTATGTAGCAACGCAACTATATAGAAGCAGTAAAATGCCACCTAATCAAAAGCTTTATAGTCATCCTTACTACTGGGCAGCATTCATCATTGCAGGTAAGTAG
- the ileS gene encoding isoleucine--tRNA ligase produces the protein MTETGSYKDTVNLPKTNFDMRANAIKREPEIQKFWEENKIYDRLFENNPGELFILHDGPPYANGSLHIGHALNKILKDIINRYHILRGRKVRYIPGWDCHGLPIELKVLQNMKSAERQNLTPLQLRQKAKEFALATVDDQRQSFKRYGVWGDWDNPYLTLKPEYEAAQIGVFGQMFLKGYIYRGLKPVHWSPSSKTALAEAELEYPEGHTSRSIYAAFPVTGLSEALKPTLSEYLPDLGVAIWTTTPWTIPGNLAVAVNGELNYAIVEVSRRGGHLRAGVPPVEQSVRHAEARRGFKYLIVAAELVERLSTTLDVELTVKTTFQGQDLEHTTYRHSLFDRESPVVVGGDYITTESGTGLVHTAPGHGQEDYIVGQRYGLPILAPVDDNGNFTAEAGEFAGLNVLGDGNQAVIDALMAAGSLLKEEAYAHKYPYDWRTKKPTIFRATEQWFASVAGFREAALKAIATVKWIPAQGENRITPMVAERSDWCISRQRAWGVPIPVFYDEETGEVLLNEETINYVQAIIAEKGSDAWWELSVAELLPEQYRNNGRSYRRGTDTMDVWFDSGSSWAAVTNLRPELHYPAEIYLEGSDQHRGWFQSSLLTSVAVNGIAPYKTVLTHGFALDEQGRKMSKSEGNVVDPNAIIEGGKNQKQEPAYGADVLRLWVSSVDYSSDVRIGKNIIKQLNDVRGKIRNTARFLLGSLNDFDPEKDKVPFEDLPQLDKYMLHRIFEVFQEVTEAFDSFQFFRFFQTVQNFCVVDLSNFYLDVAKDRLYISAPDAFRRRSCQTVLQIALENLAKAIAPVLSHTAEDIWQYLPYKTPYKSVFESGWVQIESAWLNPDLGEFWETLRQLRTDVNKVLEQARIEKLIGSSLEAKALIHIPHQQLGDAIKAFNPVKGNGIDELRYLLLTSQVEILDSTEKLQGLKYTAQTEDWTIGIVNADGEKCDRCWNYSTHVGESAEHPLLCERCIPALAGEF, from the coding sequence GTGACAGAAACTGGAAGCTACAAAGATACTGTAAATCTACCCAAAACTAATTTCGATATGCGGGCCAACGCCATCAAGCGTGAACCCGAAATCCAAAAGTTCTGGGAAGAAAATAAAATTTACGATCGCCTCTTTGAAAACAACCCCGGCGAATTATTTATACTGCACGATGGGCCTCCTTACGCTAATGGCTCACTCCATATTGGTCATGCCTTAAATAAAATTCTCAAAGATATTATTAATCGCTACCATATCCTCAGAGGACGTAAAGTTCGCTACATCCCTGGCTGGGACTGTCACGGGCTACCGATTGAACTGAAAGTTTTGCAAAACATGAAATCAGCAGAACGGCAAAACTTAACACCTTTACAACTGCGCCAGAAAGCGAAAGAATTTGCCTTGGCTACCGTTGATGACCAACGCCAAAGCTTTAAACGCTATGGTGTTTGGGGTGATTGGGACAACCCTTATCTGACGCTGAAGCCAGAATACGAAGCAGCACAGATTGGTGTTTTCGGTCAGATGTTCTTAAAAGGATATATCTATCGCGGTTTAAAGCCTGTACATTGGAGTCCCAGTTCTAAAACCGCTTTGGCAGAAGCGGAATTAGAATATCCAGAAGGTCATACTTCTCGCAGTATCTACGCCGCTTTCCCCGTGACGGGTTTGTCTGAAGCTTTAAAACCAACCCTAAGCGAATATTTACCAGATTTGGGCGTTGCTATCTGGACAACCACACCCTGGACAATTCCGGGGAATTTGGCCGTAGCAGTGAATGGCGAGTTGAATTATGCAATCGTAGAAGTTTCACGCAGAGGAGGACACTTGCGTGCGGGGGTTCCCCCCGTTGAGCAAAGTGTCCGTCACGCGGAGGCGCGGAGAGGATTTAAGTATCTCATAGTGGCGGCTGAGTTGGTGGAGAGGTTATCTACGACTTTGGATGTAGAGTTAACTGTGAAAACCACATTCCAAGGGCAAGATTTAGAACATACAACTTACCGTCATTCTCTATTTGACCGGGAAAGTCCGGTGGTTGTGGGTGGCGATTACATTACTACTGAGTCGGGTACGGGGTTGGTACATACTGCCCCTGGACATGGTCAAGAAGACTACATCGTCGGTCAGCGCTATGGTTTGCCCATCCTCGCGCCAGTGGATGACAATGGCAACTTTACTGCAGAGGCAGGAGAGTTTGCGGGGTTGAATGTGCTGGGTGATGGGAATCAGGCGGTAATTGATGCGTTGATGGCGGCGGGTTCTTTGTTGAAAGAGGAAGCCTACGCCCACAAATATCCTTATGATTGGCGGACGAAAAAGCCGACGATTTTCCGCGCCACTGAACAGTGGTTCGCCTCTGTGGCAGGATTTCGGGAAGCAGCATTAAAGGCGATCGCTACTGTAAAATGGATTCCAGCCCAAGGCGAAAATCGCATCACCCCAATGGTGGCGGAACGTTCCGATTGGTGTATCTCCCGTCAGCGTGCTTGGGGTGTACCCATTCCCGTGTTCTACGATGAAGAAACTGGGGAAGTTTTGCTGAATGAGGAAACTATCAACTACGTCCAAGCAATTATCGCCGAAAAAGGTTCTGATGCTTGGTGGGAGTTGTCGGTAGCTGAGTTGTTACCAGAACAGTACCGCAATAATGGCCGGTCTTACCGCCGGGGTACAGATACAATGGATGTCTGGTTTGATTCTGGTTCATCTTGGGCAGCTGTTACTAACCTGCGACCAGAATTACACTACCCAGCCGAGATATATCTGGAAGGTTCAGACCAACATCGTGGCTGGTTCCAGTCAAGTTTACTCACTAGCGTAGCAGTTAACGGCATCGCACCTTACAAAACTGTGTTGACTCACGGTTTTGCACTGGATGAACAAGGGCGGAAGATGAGTAAATCAGAGGGGAATGTGGTTGACCCCAATGCAATTATTGAAGGTGGGAAAAATCAAAAACAAGAACCAGCCTATGGTGCTGATGTACTGCGGTTGTGGGTATCATCGGTAGATTATTCCTCTGATGTCCGCATTGGGAAAAACATCATCAAGCAACTCAACGATGTGAGGGGGAAGATTCGCAATACAGCGCGGTTCTTGTTGGGTAGCTTAAATGATTTCGACCCCGAAAAGGATAAAGTACCTTTCGAGGATTTACCGCAGTTAGATAAATACATGCTACACCGCATCTTTGAGGTGTTTCAAGAAGTCACGGAAGCCTTTGACAGTTTCCAATTCTTCCGCTTTTTCCAAACTGTGCAGAATTTCTGCGTAGTGGATTTATCCAACTTCTATTTGGATGTTGCCAAAGATAGATTATATATCAGCGCCCCGGATGCTTTCCGTCGTCGCAGTTGTCAGACAGTTTTGCAGATTGCTTTAGAGAATTTAGCAAAAGCGATCGCTCCGGTATTATCCCACACCGCCGAAGACATTTGGCAATATCTCCCCTACAAAACCCCTTACAAATCAGTTTTTGAATCTGGCTGGGTACAGATAGAGTCAGCTTGGCTAAATCCCGACTTAGGTGAATTTTGGGAAACACTGCGACAACTCCGCACCGATGTGAACAAGGTGTTGGAACAAGCCAGGATAGAAAAACTTATTGGTTCTTCTCTGGAAGCGAAAGCTTTAATTCACATACCACACCAACAGTTAGGCGATGCTATCAAAGCCTTTAACCCTGTTAAAGGTAACGGTATAGATGAACTGCGTTATTTATTGCTGACTTCGCAAGTAGAAATATTAGATTCTACCGAGAAACTGCAAGGATTGAAATATACAGCGCAGACAGAAGACTGGACAATTGGGATAGTGAATGCAGATGGCGAAAAATGCGATCGCTGTTGGAACTACTCCACCCACGTGGGAGAATCAGCAGAACATCCCCTATTGTGCGAACGCTGCATTCCAGCCTTAGCAGGCGAATTTTAA
- the dnaX gene encoding DNA polymerase III subunit gamma/tau, with the protein MSYEPLHHKYRPKSFAELVGQEAIATTLTNAIRSAKIAPAYLFTGPRGTGKTSSARILAKSLNCLQSDKPTAEPCGICDVCQGITKGYSLDVIEIDAASNTGVDNIREVIEKAQFAPVQCRYKVYVIDECLTGDSLVLTDQGLVRIDDPNIKGKKVLSYNDSSGKWEFKQVVRWLDQGERQTLIIKTTHGEIRCTGNHLIRTDRGWVAAKDVKEGAKILSPVNVDAATLFTNLVRMDASAALLQDTSSKEIPTVKNRTTWNLFFNKLNYSVPYVSVAVEKSLMFQAFYKQKAEELKAYSPIGKDTPTKKDTEFGKSVQKNSFPVLKFSNQKHWDLSTELYSEIVPSVIPTNTADSQDWLGHTPKISKNGRITKHLSFKNCAQSRDLSLTRDTVIPQLPVTQVVIPNSKIFLTSLNRMGTEKSFLNRGLVELPQKAWLGGTWMMAHSALVHKEVHKFSCIQKDFLPKKIKLLPVGLQKWDTQLQPSFTQEAAQVENTTTFGWAQAPVENGWLISNSIPSPQWNTNLVMVESVHLAGVERVYDIEVEDNHNFVANGLLVHNCHMLSTQAFNALLKTLEEPPRHVVFVLATTDPQRVLPTIISRCQRFDFRRINLEAMVKHLSAIAQKENIHISAEAVTLIAQISQGGLRDAESLLDQLALLSGEIVPDRVWDLVGSVSERDLLALLNAIAQDHPEAVLDCTRTILDRGREPLTILQNLAASYRDLLIAKTAPNRHDLVACTQQTWQALVDFAHKLDISTILVGQKHLREAELQIKNTTQPRLWLEVTLLGLLPSANSSPTATSVAPRVSTPTVSPNYPPISSHQPLTAPPPVSQPANNGYSGSSVSSPPVSQPANNADFSNSISSPPPENRSAPQALPEETPLVAPVQPITPATQEVNEGTQYDVTQIWQQVLSNIQQASKRELLRQMCHLIEFNGASARMSVKSSPWYKKLQSDLPMIAVAFQQTFQREVKVSLEIGTGSTSTAAKKEPPPQKPPPPSYNTQTPPPAPTPQPLTTKTESVVMNTGSVQTLPPSPPPQAPLASWEHDEVTNAAQRLAQFFDGQVIRLSDDGVDLSEPINSSELIYEADIDDD; encoded by the coding sequence ATGTCTTACGAACCCCTGCACCACAAGTATCGCCCAAAGAGTTTTGCTGAACTGGTGGGTCAAGAGGCGATCGCCACTACCCTCACCAACGCCATTCGATCAGCTAAAATAGCCCCTGCTTATTTATTTACTGGCCCCAGGGGTACGGGGAAAACTTCTAGCGCCCGCATTCTCGCTAAATCTCTCAATTGTCTGCAAAGTGACAAGCCAACTGCTGAACCCTGTGGTATTTGTGATGTTTGTCAGGGGATCACTAAAGGCTATTCCTTAGATGTCATTGAAATCGATGCCGCCAGTAACACTGGGGTTGATAATATTCGTGAAGTGATTGAAAAGGCGCAGTTTGCCCCTGTGCAGTGTCGCTACAAGGTTTATGTGATCGACGAATGCCTGACAGGAGATTCTCTAGTTTTAACCGATCAAGGACTTGTGAGAATTGACGATCCCAATATTAAAGGCAAGAAAGTCCTTAGTTACAATGACTCGTCAGGAAAGTGGGAATTTAAGCAAGTTGTACGCTGGCTGGATCAAGGAGAACGTCAAACGTTAATCATCAAAACGACTCATGGAGAAATCAGATGTACTGGCAATCATTTAATTAGGACAGATCGGGGATGGGTAGCAGCAAAGGACGTAAAAGAAGGAGCGAAGATACTATCTCCTGTGAATGTGGATGCGGCGACCTTATTTACAAATTTGGTACGGATGGACGCATCCGCCGCTTTGCTCCAGGACACCAGTTCAAAGGAAATACCTACGGTCAAAAATCGTACAACTTGGAATCTATTCTTCAACAAGCTGAATTACTCCGTCCCTTATGTGAGTGTGGCTGTAGAGAAAAGCTTGATGTTCCAGGCTTTTTACAAACAAAAGGCAGAGGAATTAAAAGCATACAGTCCCATTGGGAAAGACACCCCTACAAAAAAGGACACGGAATTTGGGAAAAGCGTACAGAAAAATTCGTTTCCAGTGCTGAAGTTCTCCAACCAGAAACACTGGGACTTATCTACGGAACTTTACTCGGAGATTGTTCCATCAGTTATCCCAACAAATACAGCAGATTCCCAAGATTGGCTTGGACACACACCCAAAATCAGCAAGAATGGTCGGATTACAAAGCATCTGTCCTTCAAAAACTGCGCCCAAAGCAGAGACTTGTCCCTAACAAGGGATACGGTAATACCTCAATTACCTGTAACACAGGTTGTCATCCCCAACTCAAAGATATTTTTGACATCGTTAAACCGAATGGGGACGGAAAAATCGTTTCTAAATCGTGGCTTAGTAGAATTACCACAGAAGGCCTGGCTTGGTGGTACATGGATGATGGCTCACTCAGCCTTAGTCCACAAGGAAGTCCACAAATTCAGTTGCATACAGAAGGATTTTCTGCCCAAGAAAATCAAATTATTGCCAGTTGGCTTACAGAAATGGGATACCCAGCTGCAACCAAGTTTTACACAAGAAGCAGCACAGGTAGAAAATACTACTACATTTGGATGGGCGCAAGCACCAGTAGAAAATGGCTGGCTGATATCCAACAGTATTCCATCCCCACAATGGAATACAAATTTGGTAATGGTCGAATCTGTTCACCTCGCTGGGGTTGAGCGAGTCTATGATATTGAAGTTGAAGACAATCATAATTTTGTGGCAAATGGGCTGTTGGTTCATAATTGCCATATGCTCAGTACCCAGGCATTCAATGCGCTACTAAAGACACTAGAAGAACCACCGAGACATGTGGTTTTTGTCCTGGCGACAACTGACCCCCAGCGAGTGTTACCGACAATTATTTCTCGCTGTCAGCGGTTCGATTTTAGACGCATTAACTTAGAGGCGATGGTGAAACATTTGAGTGCGATCGCCCAAAAGGAAAATATTCATATCTCTGCTGAGGCAGTGACGTTAATCGCCCAAATTTCTCAGGGAGGATTGCGCGATGCCGAAAGTCTCCTAGATCAATTAGCACTGTTGTCGGGTGAGATAGTCCCAGACAGAGTTTGGGATTTAGTTGGTTCCGTCAGCGAACGGGACTTACTGGCGCTTTTAAATGCGATCGCTCAAGATCATCCAGAAGCCGTTCTAGATTGTACTCGCACCATCCTTGATCGCGGACGGGAACCCCTAACTATTCTGCAAAATCTTGCCGCCTCTTACCGCGATTTACTCATTGCCAAAACAGCACCTAATCGCCACGATTTGGTTGCTTGTACTCAACAAACTTGGCAAGCACTGGTTGATTTTGCCCACAAATTAGATATAAGTACAATTTTGGTGGGACAGAAACACTTACGAGAAGCCGAACTGCAAATTAAAAACACCACCCAGCCGCGTCTGTGGTTGGAGGTGACATTACTCGGATTGTTACCTAGCGCCAATTCTTCACCCACAGCAACAAGCGTTGCACCTAGAGTTAGCACACCCACTGTCTCGCCAAACTATCCTCCAATATCCAGCCATCAACCTTTAACTGCACCACCACCAGTTTCTCAACCCGCAAATAACGGTTATTCTGGTAGCTCAGTCTCATCACCTCCAGTTTCTCAGCCTGCAAATAACGCTGATTTTAGTAACTCAATCTCATCACCTCCCCCAGAAAACCGATCTGCACCTCAAGCACTTCCTGAAGAAACGCCATTAGTAGCACCTGTACAACCAATCACTCCAGCCACCCAGGAAGTTAATGAAGGAACACAATATGATGTAACTCAGATTTGGCAGCAAGTACTTAGCAATATTCAGCAGGCTTCAAAAAGAGAGTTGCTGCGGCAGATGTGTCATCTGATCGAGTTCAATGGTGCTTCTGCTCGGATGAGCGTCAAATCTTCACCTTGGTATAAAAAACTTCAATCTGATCTGCCAATGATTGCAGTGGCTTTCCAGCAGACTTTTCAACGTGAAGTCAAGGTAAGTTTGGAAATAGGAACTGGCTCAACTTCTACTGCAGCTAAAAAAGAACCTCCTCCACAAAAGCCACCGCCTCCTAGTTACAATACCCAAACACCACCTCCAGCACCAACGCCACAGCCACTAACCACAAAAACCGAGTCTGTTGTGATGAACACAGGCTCAGTGCAGACTCTTCCACCATCACCACCACCCCAAGCACCTCTAGCAAGCTGGGAACATGATGAAGTCACAAACGCCGCTCAACGTCTCGCACAATTTTTTGATGGACAAGTTATTCGCCTGTCAGATGATGGCGTAGATTTATCTGAGCCGATAAATTCATCTGAGTTGATATATGAAGCAGATATTGATGATGATTGA
- the trxA gene encoding thioredoxin, translated as MATKKQFNSFEEMLSGSDVPVLVDFYADWCGPCQLMVPILEQVNAQLSDRLRIVKIDTEKYTQLASQYQITALPTLVLFKQGKPVDRIEGVLQAPQLVQRLQNII; from the coding sequence ATGGCTACAAAAAAACAATTCAACAGCTTTGAAGAAATGCTGTCTGGTTCTGATGTTCCTGTATTGGTAGATTTTTATGCTGATTGGTGTGGCCCTTGTCAATTGATGGTGCCGATTTTAGAACAAGTCAATGCCCAACTGAGCGATCGCCTACGGATTGTCAAAATCGATACAGAAAAATATACACAGTTAGCAAGCCAGTATCAGATTACTGCCCTCCCAACTTTGGTACTGTTTAAGCAAGGTAAGCCAGTTGACCGAATTGAAGGGGTTTTGCAAGCACCTCAGTTGGTGCAACGTCTACAAAATATAATTTAA